Proteins from a genomic interval of Burkholderiales bacterium:
- a CDS encoding AI-2E family transporter, with protein MSETRTPTSRALQDKTFLLLLVAVTAAFAWILWPYFGAILWACILAVLFAPVYRRLCARMHERRSLAALLTLLAVLVIVIVPGALIGAMLMQEGLGVYARLQSGEIDLEALADRAFAGLPGWLTPMLDGYGLTDLSAVREKFSAGMTKGLQFFASRALNIGQNTLEFVVGFGVMLYLLFFLLRDGAFLAARAKRAIPLREDLQHDLAQKFATVIRATIKGNIVVAIVQGALGGFAFWFLGVTPALLWAVVMAFLSLLPAVGTALVWGPVAVYLLATGATWQGIVLIAYGVLVIGLVDNVLRPLLVGKDTRMPDYVVLLSTLGGMTVFGFNGFVIGPIVAAMFIAVWDTLAGRDDAVAPAR; from the coding sequence ATGTCCGAAACCCGTACGCCGACTTCCCGCGCGCTGCAGGACAAGACCTTCCTCCTGCTGCTCGTCGCGGTCACCGCCGCATTCGCATGGATACTCTGGCCGTATTTCGGTGCGATCCTGTGGGCGTGCATCCTGGCGGTGCTCTTCGCCCCGGTGTACCGGCGGCTGTGCGCCCGCATGCACGAGCGCCGCTCGCTCGCCGCGCTGCTGACGCTGCTCGCGGTGCTCGTCATCGTGATCGTGCCCGGCGCGCTGATCGGCGCGATGCTGATGCAGGAGGGCCTGGGCGTGTACGCGCGGCTGCAGTCGGGCGAGATCGATCTCGAGGCGCTGGCGGACCGGGCGTTCGCCGGCCTGCCGGGGTGGCTCACGCCGATGCTCGACGGGTACGGGCTGACCGACCTGTCCGCAGTGCGCGAGAAGTTCTCCGCCGGCATGACCAAGGGTCTTCAGTTCTTCGCATCGCGCGCGCTCAACATCGGGCAGAACACGCTCGAGTTCGTCGTCGGCTTCGGCGTCATGCTCTATCTCCTGTTCTTCCTGTTGCGCGACGGCGCGTTCCTCGCGGCGCGCGCGAAGCGCGCGATTCCGCTGCGCGAGGATCTCCAGCACGATCTGGCGCAAAAGTTCGCGACGGTCATCCGGGCGACGATCAAGGGCAACATCGTGGTGGCGATCGTGCAGGGCGCGCTGGGCGGTTTCGCGTTCTGGTTCCTCGGCGTGACGCCCGCGCTGCTGTGGGCCGTTGTGATGGCGTTCCTGTCGCTGCTGCCGGCGGTCGGCACCGCGCTGGTGTGGGGACCGGTCGCGGTCTATCTGCTCGCCACCGGCGCCACGTGGCAGGGCATCGTGCTCATCGCGTACGGCGTCCTCGTCATCGGTCTCGTCGACAACGTGCTGCGGCCGCTGCTCGTCGGGAAAGACACCAGGATGCCCGATTACGTCGTGCTGCTCTCCACGCTGGGAGGCATGACGGTCTTCGGCTTCAACGGTTTCGTCATCGGCCCGATCGTCGCCGCGATGTTCATCGCGGTTTGGGATACGCTCGCCGGCCGCGACGACGCGGTCGCGCCGGCGCGCTAG